The region CTAAAGGACTTTATTCGTTATGTCTAGATTTACTATTGTTGGTCCAACTTGGCGTACCTCTTATATCCAAGACAATTTTCCTTCACATCATACCCTTTTTTGTTCAACCGAAATTCCTGATATAAAGACCCTCGAGAACTCAGATTTTTTTATAACCTGTGGTTTCGATAGACGAATTAAGGAAGATGTGCTTTCTTTGTTTAATCCGTTGAATCGTCTTAATATTCATGCCACTTATTTGCCTTTCGGAAAGGGCATTGGCACTGCTTTATTTTCCCTACTCTATCCCACTCCATTAGGTTCCTCAATTCATGTTCTTAGACCCAAGATCGATACTGGTGAAGTAATTTGCCAAGCTATTCTTAATCCACCTCCTAGCATTACTACTCAGCGTGAGTTATATCATTGCTGGGTAATACATGCATCACGCCTCTTTTTAGATAATATTGACGCGATTGCTGAACTACACCTTCCATTGCTTTCTCAATCTAACCAATTCAATACACCTTATATTTCACGTGATGAGTCTGAGCTGATCCTTTCACTTTTGCCCAAGCGCTGGGATTCTTCACTACGCGAAGTCAACAACTTATCGCATGTGCTAGCATTTAGATCTTCGTATTTTCTCCTTAATGATATCGACTGATTTTAAATTAAAGTTGCCACCTAGGAATGCTTTAAGCAGGCATGAATTGTTATCCTTGTTCAATTGTTTCTTATATTATAGAAGAATAGGTCTTGATCCCGGATATGATGATTTCTTTGAAAATCAGTATACCTCGGCTTTTGCATCTTATATGGGTGGAGGTTATAGTGATGCAGTATCTTCAGGTTGTTCTTCTATCTATATTGCCCTTAAATCCTTATCTTTACCCTCTGGTTCACTAGTTGCTACATCACCAGTAACCGACGCTAGCGTTATTGGGTGTCTTGTTTCGTTGGGCTTAGTCCCTTATCTTCTAGATTCAGATTATCAATCTTACAACACTGGTATTCGACAATTAAAGGATCGATATATTCCAGCAATTAAGGCTCTTGTTTTAACCCACGCAGGTGGTGTTCCCTGCAAGGATACAGTGCAAATCTCAGAATTCTGTAAATCAAAAAATATTGTTCTGATTGAAGACTGTAGTCAAGCCATCGGAGCTATCCCTCAGGAATCTAACTTACGTGTAGGTAAATTCGGCCGCTTCGGTTGTTTTTCGACTATGTATAGAAAGAATCTTGCTGCTGGGGGTAGTAGCGGATTACTTTATTGTACTGACTATAAGGATTATCAGATAGCTAAGCAACATGCCGATCGAGGAAAGCGTTGGTGGGACAAAACTTCGGTTGATTTACGTGATCCTGGTTTTGCTGACTTCCCTGGTCTTAATTTTAATTCGGATGAAATTAGGTGTAGTATTGGTCTTGCCAATCTTTCCCGTCTTCCATCAACTATTTCTAAAAGGAAGAAATTTTTATCGGATTTGATTTTCTTCCTTGACAAATACTCTGTCAAGCTTTTTTTTCCTAGCGAATTTCATTCCGGAATATCTCCCTTTTACTTTCCAATCTTTATAGATACTAGCCTCACTTCCACCCCCGTTCTGTCTATTTCACATGCTTTGAAGGATGATGGATTAGGAATTGGAGTAAAATATGGTTGCCTTGTTTCAACTTGGAAATGGGCTTCACAGTACATGTATGATAAATTTCATGCTCCTAATGCATTAGCTGCACGGGACCAATGCTTCCATCTGTACCTTAATGAAAACTACACGCGTAGACACGCTAGACTCATAGCTAAGCGTTTATCCTTGTGGGAGCAATGCTATATTAGAAAATAATTTTCAATGCTTTGAAAGTCCTTATAATTGGTGGTGGTTTCGCTGGATGCTCTGCAGCTCATATTCTTTCAGACTTACCTAATGTAGAAATCGACCTTATTGAAAAGAATTCTTTTCTTGGGGCTGGCAATAAAACTCGTTGGTATGGCGGCCACCCGTATACCTTTGGCCCTCGACACTTCTTGACTCCATATCAAGACGTGTTTGATTACCTAAATAATATTTTACCAATTAATCTTTGTCCTGAACATGAATTTCTTTCTTATGTTGAGCCAGATAATAACTTTTATGCTTATCCCATTAATATGCAGGATGTGCGTTCCATGCCTGACTCAAACCGTATTTTGAATGAGTTAAATACATGTCAGGAGCAAATAAAAGCACAAGGTGGCATTCAGGCTTCAAACCTCGAAGATTATTGGCTGCAATCAGTTGGTAAAACTCTTTACGATAAATTAATCCAGCCTTACAATTCAAAAATGTGGCTTGTAGATGATGTCTCTTCTATCGATACTTTTAAGTGGTCTCCTAAGGGAGTAGCTATTAAGGACGGGCCTCGTGCGGCTTGGGATGAGGTTTATTCAGGTTATCCACATTCCCCAAGAGGCTACGACGATTACTTCCCATTTGCAACCCAAAATGCAAATGTACTTTTATCTACGACTGTTGATTCTATTAATCTTAATTCTAAGCTCGTTACCATAGATGGAAACACTAAATCTTATGATTGTATTGTTAATACTATTGGCCTGGATACTCTTATGCCTGATACTGGTCTTCCCAAGTTGCCTTACCTTGGAAGGAAATTAGAGTTAATTGTCTTTCCATCTGAGCATGTCTTTCCAGAAAATGTATATTTCCTTTATTATCCTGGTTCAGGATCATTTACTCGCCTAGTTGAGTATAAAAAATTCACCAAGCATAAAAGTCACACTAGCCTTATTGGTATGGAAATACCCGTTAATAACGGCGGTCAAGACTACCCTATGCCTTTTAAATGGGCACAGAGACTAGCTTCTGAATATCATAATTGTTTTGCATCTTCTACTTTTTCGATGGGCCGAGCTGGTTCCTATCTCTATGGTATTGATATAGATGATTGCATTAAGCAATCTTTTATTTTAAGGGAAATGATTGTCAGTGGCTCCTGGGATCATCCTGTTCCCGGCGAGCAATATCGTTTCCCCGAGCTTTAGCTCTCCTTTCTATTATTTTTCTGCTATAATATATTAAAATACTTCCTTCTTATGCCTTCCGTTTTAAAGAAGTTCCCCAACGATCCGCTTCCCGTAAGCATTGTTGGCGGAAAAGGTATTTATCTATTTCTTCAAGATGGAACCGAGCTTCTTGATTTCACCGGTGGTTGGACGGCTCACTCGGTCTTTGGTATGGGAGATCAGGGGCTTAAAGATGCTATTAATAGGCAGTTGGATATTTATGCTCACTTGGATGGCAACGTATGGACTAATCCACTTTTAGACGAGCTCGCACAACTTACAGTTTCACAAGCCCCGGAAGGACTTAACAAAGTATTTTTCGGCGGCTGTAATGGCTCTGATGCTATGGAGCAAGCCATGAAGCTCAGTTATCATGTTCACCATGATTCTGGCAACCCAACGAAGCAAAAATATATCTATAGAGCTCAGTCTTTCTCTGGGGCTACACTCCAAACGATGAGTGTGTCTGATTTGCCTATCCTTAACTTTTACAACCCTATCAAGCCTGGCGGTTATATTCAGATTCCTGAGCACAATTATTTGCGACTTGCTCACCCCAACGAAACTCAGCAAGAATACCTTGATCGTTGTGCAAACGACCTAGAGACTGCAATTATCCAAAATGGACCTGAAAATATTGCGGCTTTTTGCGGTGAAACTATGATGGGTGCTTTGAGGGGTGAAGTTGTACCTCTTCCAGGTTACTGGAAGCGTATGCGCGAAATTTGTGATAACTATAATATTCATATCATTCTAGATGAAATTTATTGTGGCATGTCAAGGCCAGGAGAAGTCTATTGCTGTACATATGACGACTTTACTCCTGACTTCATCGCAATTGGTAAGGGTTGTGCCGGTGGTTATGCACCTATTTCTGCTGTTGTTACCAAGGGAATTTTTGAGGACGTTATTGCCAATGGTACTGGGCGTATTCAGTTAGGTCATACTTTTGCAGGTTATGCGCTGGGAGCGGCGGCCATGCTTGAGACCCAGAAGCGTGTTCAAACCCCTGAAATGCTATTGCATGTCCGCAAGATGGGGCAGAAAATTCGATCCATTATTGATTCTGAGCTGTCTGACCATCCCTTTTATGTCGAAACACGTGGTCGTGGTTTAAATTCAGCTTTTGAGTATCATTGCGACAACGTTCACGGTTTTAGTCTTTCTCTTGCCCAATCAATGAAGTCTAAACATAAAATACTAATTAATGCAAAATGGCATAGAACAACTTTTACCCCAGCATTTATCATTGACGATTCAATTGTTGAGCGTGTTTTGTCGGCTTATGTAAATGAGTTTAAGTCTATTTCACGTAGTTGGTCAGGTGTTATCGACTCGAGTGTGAATGTTTCTCGAGCTCTTGGTGGTGTAAAGCCTGGTGCTTAATGTGACAATTTCCTTTGCCGTTATAGGTTGCCATGGTTATATTGGCTCCCTTCTACTCAAACATCTTAGAAAGGCTTATCCAGAATCGACGCTTCTCGGCGTTGATATCTCTTCCTTCCCGGATAAAGAAATAAATTCCACATTGGTCCATTATTTTTCTACAGATTCGCTTTCCTCCATTCAGTGGGATTTACTTTCCTCTAGGGTTCATATTATTTATTGCGCTGTTACTTCCTCTCATCTTCTTGATCCGCATCAATTAAATTCCGGTTTATTGCCTGATATTTCTTCTCTTGCATTGTTATTAGAGTGTCTTCCTCACTCTATTGATTTTAGTTTTACTTATCTCTCCTCTTCGGCTGTCTATGGGTCTAAGACTGGTATCCTTCGCGAATCCGATGAGTTGGTGCCTCTAAATCCTTATTCATTGATGAAAATCCAATCCGAATCCATAGTCCAATATATGTCTAGAGTCCGTAATATTCCTTCTTTGATTTTTCGTCTATTCCAGTCCTATTCACCTCATCAAAACCCTGTTAACCTTATTGGTAAGCTTATGTATACTTTAAGCCACGCTTCTTCTCCTGTGACTTTGTTTAAGCAGGGGTCACAGATACGATCCTTTCTCTATGTTGATGACTTGATTGAGTGTCTCTCTGTATTGCCAAATCATACTTCTGCTAAGATTTACAATATCGGTTCACCAGAGGCAGTATCCATATATAATTTTGCATCCGCAATAGGAGCTAATTTTGTTTTAGCAGGTGATCCTGATTCTTCTGATATTGTTTTGCCTGATATTAGTTCCTTTTCTAGTGATTTTGATTGGTTACCTAGTGTGTCTCTTACAACCGGCTCTGCAATGGTTCGCAACTTTTTTAGTTAAGATAACTTCTTAGTTTTATCGCTATATCTTTCGTTCTCTTGTTGTATTCCTCTAAATATTTTGTTGACTTTACGTGTTTTGCCATAATTAATATCCATCTTACTTGATACACATTAAGCAATTTGTGTATTACCTTGCTACTTACTTTTGTCCCTATTGTTCTTCTCTTTCTTATTTCATCAACAATCTTTCTTAATTTGTTTTCGTCTAGCAAATGATTTGGTTGTAGCATCATATCACATATGGTTTTGTGTATATCATCTAAGCCTCCATACTCAAAATCGAAGAACATGAATTCGTTATTCATGCGTAACGAATTTTGTATACCAACGTCTGATGGAGATAGTATTAATCTGTCTCTGTTTGTTTGATCGCAATTATCTTGCCCCAACGTCTCTATCTTTTTTTTGGTTTCACTTTGTACCCATAATCTGATTTCCTCGCTTATTTCTGAATCAAATAATATATCGTTATACCTTTTCTGATTTTCATTTATTGTATTTTTGATACTTACATAACTGTCTTTTGCTTTATGCTTATACTTATTTGCTGTTGCTGGCTTCTCCTCGTTTAATTTCTCCAGAAAATCAACAAAGCTATTTATGTACTCATCATCAATTCGCTTGACTCTCTCACCATTTAGCCAGCTCATTATTATCCATTTTCCTTCTTTATCACTTACTAACAGTCTTGGTGTATTCTTTATATTGTACTCTTCGCAGTATCTAAGAAAAGTTTCTTCCCTTTTGTTCCTCATGCTTTGCTCATAACTACCATTTTTTCCTGGATATATCTTTACTATATATTTATTCTTGTCATTTGTCTTCGCTATGTATGTATCACTGTTTTTACCTCCACTTAGACGATCTAGTTCTTTTATATTTATTAACTTGTTTGCTATGATTTCATTTAGAAGAGCTTCTTTCACTTCAAAAGTTCCTTTAATTCTTTCCATGAATGCATTATCATGATATCATCAAAACGTGAAAGTCCACTTTCTTCCTTGGGTTCGTAAAGTATTTTTTTTACATCTTTGTTTATCATAGTTAAAATTTCCACTAAATCGTCAATGTAGTAATTGCATCCAAGGTTGTGTATTCGTGCTGCTTTTTTTTCTTTTGTATCCTCAAAATACACGTCTTTAATACTCATTCCTATCCCATCCTTGTCAAAAAATCTATTCTTTTCCAGCCATTTCATTGCGCTTGTCCTTAGATTTAATCTTGGCCCTTTGTAGGGGTACTCTGTTTTATGACTTATGATTACGAGTTTTCTTGAATCTTTTTTGAGATGAATTAGTGCATCAATCATGTCTTTGGATGGTTCTGCGTCTCTTATTTTATTGCCATATACTTCCGCTTGCAGTATCGTGAATTCGTAGTCCTTTTCTTGACTTCTTAGGTAATCGCGTATCGTTGTTTTACAGCATTTCATAGACTGAGTTATTAATCCCTTTTCCACTGCTAATTGATGAAAGAGTTTATCGTACCTTACCAATGTGTTGTCGAAGTCCAACCCAATCAGTTCCATTTTTGTTCGGCATTTAGCTTTATTCCTTTCCAGTTTAGGCCTTCTGCTTCTCTTGCGTACTCTTGATTCCCGAGTTGATGTATAAAGTGATCATCAATTCCAACTTGTTTTAATTTCACCTTATCTATTTCTTTATGCGATAGCCATTCGATTAGGGATGAGCCTAAACCGCCAATTTTATTGTGTTCTTCTAATGTGATCCACTTTGTGTAACCCTCGCTAATGCATCTTTTCAGAAATTCAACATCCAGCGGCTTGATACTCCCCATGCTGGCTACACCCATGATCACCCCTTCATGTTTAAGTTTTTCTCTTGCGATTAATGCTTCATTGACAATTGGACCAATCCCAAGAAGTAAAAATTCTTTTCCTGGTTTTAGAAGATGTGCTTTTCCAATCCCCAATTTCATTGTGTTGTCAAGTAAATTTGGTTCACCTTTTTTGCCTATTCTTATGTAAGTTGGTTTTCTTTCATAAATTGCTTGACGTAATTGTGCTGTTAATTCCAGTGAGTCTGTTGGTGCACATATGCGAATGTTTGGAATGCTTCGTAGAATTGCTATGTCTTCCAGTGAATGGTGAGTCACTCCTAGTTCTGCATATGAAAGCCCTGAACCCGTTCCCACGATCACCACAGGCGCCTCGTGATAAGCAACACCAGTGCGAATTTGTTCAAGGCAACGAGTTGTCGTGAATGGGGTGATTGTGTATACCACTGGGCGTAGTCCGCTTAACCCCATACCTGCTGCCATGCTCATCATATTTGCTTCGGCGATACCGCAATTTATGAATCTCTTTGGCGCTACTTCTTTATAGCGATCAAACATTCTGTTGCCGATATCCCCGGAGAGAAGGCACACATCGTCCATTTCCTGGGCGAGTTCGGTCATTGCTTTCGCAAATGCATTTCTCATAACTGCTTCCTCTCCAGCTCTGCGAGGGCCGCTTTGAGTTCTTCAGCGTTCGGCGTACGGTAGTGCCAATTGTTGTCGTCTTCCATGAATGACACCCCTTTGCCTTTGATTGTGTCAGCCACAATCACGCTGGGTCTTTCTGTTTCTGACCGTGCAGCATCAAGTGCTTTGTTGATCTCTTCAAAATTATGCCCGTTAATCTGTTGAGTGTGCCAACCGAAAGCTTCCCACTTTTTTCCGAGTGGTTCTAGTGCCATGACGTCTTTGCTGCGACCTGTGGCTTGCCATTTGTTGTAATCGATGATTGCTGTGAGATTGTGTATTTTTTGTCCACCAGCAAACATGGCAGCTTCCCAGATGCTGCCTTCGTTGCACTCACCATCACTCAGGAGTGCGTAGCAGCGGTTTTTTCTTGCTTGGATGCGCTGCGCGATCGCCATGCCTAGGGCCATTGGCAATCCATGACCCAGGGAACCGGTTGCTGCTTCCACGCCCGGGATGTATCCCGGTTTAGGTGGGTGCTCATGAAACATACTTCCGGGTTGACCGAATTCGGACAATCGCTCAACCGGGAAAAATCCGCGTTCTGCCAGCACCTGGAACAGCACCGGCGCCCCATGGCCCTTGCTCAGGATGAAGCGATCACGATCTGGAGAGTCTGGTGCTTTTGGATTGATGTTCAGTTCCTGCCAATAGAGCGCAGTCAGCAGTTCAACGCACGACAGGCACGATCCGAGGTGAGGGATTTTCGCTCGTGCCGAGGTTTCGATCGTGCGTTTTCGTATGATGTGCGCCACGCGGATGAGATCATTTGTTAAGGGATGATTCATTACGCTCATCACCTCAACTAATTGCCTGCAGCTGAAGATGTCTCATCCATTTCACCGTGTAGCAGTTTTCACCGTCAGGCAACGCGTCATTTCGGTATGCCTCTGTGATCTGTTTGATCGCATCTTGCACGCTGAACTTTGGTTTAAACCCCGTTGCCAATAGTTTGCTGGAATCTTGTCGGTAGGAGCGAGGGTCGTTGGATTCGGTGATCACTATCTCAGCACCTGTTTGTTGTTGTACGCGTTCGGCGATTTCGCGAATTTTGATGTTTTCAAATCCAGCATTGTAGCAACCTGATGTGATTTCTGGATGACCCAGGAAGTGGCGATACACATTCGCCAGATCTTGGATGTGAATGTTGGGTCTAGTTTGCTCACCCCCGAACACGGTGATCTTCCCATTTTTGAGACCTTGATACGTGAGCATGTTGACGCTCACATCCAACCGCATGCGTGGCGATAACCCGCACACAGTTGCTGGACGGATGCAGTGCACTTGCATCTGATCGGCATAGGAAAGGAACACCCGTTCCCCCACCATCTTGGTTTTGTTGTATACCGAGATCGGCACCAATGTGAGGTCTTCTGTCACTTTGGGTTCGTCTTTCACGCCGTATACGCTGCCTGAGCTTGCGAATAGGAACTGTTTCACTCCAGCCCGTACTGCACGATCAGCAAGCTGCTGACCCGCCAGCACATTCACCTCCCAGCTAAGTGTTGGGTTCAATTCCACCGCGGGATCATTAGCAATGTTGGCCAGATGAATCACAGCGTCCACTCCATTTAGAGGGATCTGATCGGTCTCCCGTACATCCAGCTTCAGATTGGTGAGTTGAGGATGTTCCTGCAGCGCATTGCCAAACCATTGGGTGTCAATGCTGGTCACGCTGTGACCATCGCCAAGCAACAGGGGGATTAGCACCGTGCCCTTGTATCCGCAGCCACCAGTAACGAGCAGGTTCATGTCTTGTGCTGGTAGTTCCAGGGAAGGGTGTTGAGGGTGTCCAGGTTGGCATTCACCCACCCCAGTGTCTCCTGAAGCCCCTGCTTTAGTGAGACTCGATCAGTCCAGCCGTGTACCTGGCGCATCGCAGCACTGTCCAGCAGGTAGCTCTGGTCCTTTCCAAGCCGTTCGTCGCTGTCCTGCACCAGAGTGTTGAAGTCAGCACGGCACAGGGAGCAGATTTGCTCTACCAGCGCCCGGATGCTGCAGCATTCCCGGGTGGATAGGTGCCATGCGCTGCCAGGCTCCCCGTCGTTGGCCAACTGCAGGGTTGCGCGCACCACATCCTGGATGTGAATGAAGGACCGCACGGAGTGTCCTCCTCCATGAAGATGCATCGGCTTGCCGGTTCGGGCACTCAACAAGGTGCGCGGAATAATGCGATAGAGCTGCTGCCCTGGGCCATACACGTTGGCGGCTCGGGTGAACACCACGGGGAAGCCATAAGCCTCATGGAAGCTGTACAAATGCAGGTCGCAAGCAGCCCTGCTCACGGCATAGGGGGTGCTGGGCTTGAAGTGGTTGTGCTCTTTGATCCAACCGCCATCGGTGCTGCCGTACACCTCCGGGGTGGTGACGTGAACATATTTCTGGAGAAACGGTTTTTGGCGCAATGCATCGTGCAAAGCCACCTGGGCGACCACATTGGTGCGGTACCAATGGGTGGGGTTGAGCCAGCTTTCGGCAACCATGCCTTGGGCGGCGAAATTCACCACCAACTCCGGTTGAACGCGATCGATCAGCTCCAGCAGATCATCCAGCTGGCTGTTGAGATCAATCGCT is a window of Synechococcus sp. A15-24 DNA encoding:
- a CDS encoding aminotransferase class III-fold pyridoxal phosphate-dependent enzyme, with protein sequence MPSVLKKFPNDPLPVSIVGGKGIYLFLQDGTELLDFTGGWTAHSVFGMGDQGLKDAINRQLDIYAHLDGNVWTNPLLDELAQLTVSQAPEGLNKVFFGGCNGSDAMEQAMKLSYHVHHDSGNPTKQKYIYRAQSFSGATLQTMSVSDLPILNFYNPIKPGGYIQIPEHNYLRLAHPNETQQEYLDRCANDLETAIIQNGPENIAAFCGETMMGALRGEVVPLPGYWKRMREICDNYNIHIILDEIYCGMSRPGEVYCCTYDDFTPDFIAIGKGCAGGYAPISAVVTKGIFEDVIANGTGRIQLGHTFAGYALGAAAMLETQKRVQTPEMLLHVRKMGQKIRSIIDSELSDHPFYVETRGRGLNSAFEYHCDNVHGFSLSLAQSMKSKHKILINAKWHRTTFTPAFIIDDSIVERVLSAYVNEFKSISRSWSGVIDSSVNVSRALGGVKPGA
- a CDS encoding NAD-dependent epimerase/dehydratase family protein — its product is MTISFAVIGCHGYIGSLLLKHLRKAYPESTLLGVDISSFPDKEINSTLVHYFSTDSLSSIQWDLLSSRVHIIYCAVTSSHLLDPHQLNSGLLPDISSLALLLECLPHSIDFSFTYLSSSAVYGSKTGILRESDELVPLNPYSLMKIQSESIVQYMSRVRNIPSLIFRLFQSYSPHQNPVNLIGKLMYTLSHASSPVTLFKQGSQIRSFLYVDDLIECLSVLPNHTSAKIYNIGSPEAVSIYNFASAIGANFVLAGDPDSSDIVLPDISSFSSDFDWLPSVSLTTGSAMVRNFFS
- a CDS encoding transketolase — translated: MSVMNHPLTNDLIRVAHIIRKRTIETSARAKIPHLGSCLSCVELLTALYWQELNINPKAPDSPDRDRFILSKGHGAPVLFQVLAERGFFPVERLSEFGQPGSMFHEHPPKPGYIPGVEAATGSLGHGLPMALGMAIAQRIQARKNRCYALLSDGECNEGSIWEAAMFAGGQKIHNLTAIIDYNKWQATGRSKDVMALEPLGKKWEAFGWHTQQINGHNFEEINKALDAARSETERPSVIVADTIKGKGVSFMEDDNNWHYRTPNAEELKAALAELERKQL
- a CDS encoding SDR family oxidoreductase; the encoded protein is MSKPKVLVIGSNSFSGSHFVAEALRHDHAVWGVSRSTEPHPVFLPYRWRLNGDGPALATAENFQFRAIDLNSQLDDLLELIDRVQPELVVNFAAQGMVAESWLNPTHWYRTNVVAQVALHDALRQKPFLQKYVHVTTPEVYGSTDGGWIKEHNHFKPSTPYAVSRAACDLHLYSFHEAYGFPVVFTRAANVYGPGQQLYRIIPRTLLSARTGKPMHLHGGGHSVRSFIHIQDVVRATLQLANDGEPGSAWHLSTRECCSIRALVEQICSLCRADFNTLVQDSDERLGKDQSYLLDSAAMRQVHGWTDRVSLKQGLQETLGWVNANLDTLNTLPWNYQHKT
- a CDS encoding UDP-galactopyranose mutase yields the protein MKVLIIGGGFAGCSAAHILSDLPNVEIDLIEKNSFLGAGNKTRWYGGHPYTFGPRHFLTPYQDVFDYLNNILPINLCPEHEFLSYVEPDNNFYAYPINMQDVRSMPDSNRILNELNTCQEQIKAQGGIQASNLEDYWLQSVGKTLYDKLIQPYNSKMWLVDDVSSIDTFKWSPKGVAIKDGPRAAWDEVYSGYPHSPRGYDDYFPFATQNANVLLSTTVDSINLNSKLVTIDGNTKSYDCIVNTIGLDTLMPDTGLPKLPYLGRKLELIVFPSEHVFPENVYFLYYPGSGSFTRLVEYKKFTKHKSHTSLIGMEIPVNNGGQDYPMPFKWAQRLASEYHNCFASSTFSMGRAGSYLYGIDIDDCIKQSFILREMIVSGSWDHPVPGEQYRFPEL
- a CDS encoding DegT/DnrJ/EryC1/StrS family aminotransferase, which encodes MFNCFLYYRRIGLDPGYDDFFENQYTSAFASYMGGGYSDAVSSGCSSIYIALKSLSLPSGSLVATSPVTDASVIGCLVSLGLVPYLLDSDYQSYNTGIRQLKDRYIPAIKALVLTHAGGVPCKDTVQISEFCKSKNIVLIEDCSQAIGAIPQESNLRVGKFGRFGCFSTMYRKNLAAGGSSGLLYCTDYKDYQIAKQHADRGKRWWDKTSVDLRDPGFADFPGLNFNSDEIRCSIGLANLSRLPSTISKRKKFLSDLIFFLDKYSVKLFFPSEFHSGISPFYFPIFIDTSLTSTPVLSISHALKDDGLGIGVKYGCLVSTWKWASQYMYDKFHAPNALAARDQCFHLYLNENYTRRHARLIAKRLSLWEQCYIRK
- a CDS encoding transketolase C-terminal domain-containing protein, which encodes MTELAQEMDDVCLLSGDIGNRMFDRYKEVAPKRFINCGIAEANMMSMAAGMGLSGLRPVVYTITPFTTTRCLEQIRTGVAYHEAPVVIVGTGSGLSYAELGVTHHSLEDIAILRSIPNIRICAPTDSLELTAQLRQAIYERKPTYIRIGKKGEPNLLDNTMKLGIGKAHLLKPGKEFLLLGIGPIVNEALIAREKLKHEGVIMGVASMGSIKPLDVEFLKRCISEGYTKWITLEEHNKIGGLGSSLIEWLSHKEIDKVKLKQVGIDDHFIHQLGNQEYAREAEGLNWKGIKLNAEQKWN
- a CDS encoding SDR family oxidoreductase, whose protein sequence is MNLLVTGGCGYKGTVLIPLLLGDGHSVTSIDTQWFGNALQEHPQLTNLKLDVRETDQIPLNGVDAVIHLANIANDPAVELNPTLSWEVNVLAGQQLADRAVRAGVKQFLFASSGSVYGVKDEPKVTEDLTLVPISVYNKTKMVGERVFLSYADQMQVHCIRPATVCGLSPRMRLDVSVNMLTYQGLKNGKITVFGGEQTRPNIHIQDLANVYRHFLGHPEITSGCYNAGFENIKIREIAERVQQQTGAEIVITESNDPRSYRQDSSKLLATGFKPKFSVQDAIKQITEAYRNDALPDGENCYTVKWMRHLQLQAIS